A segment of the Leptolyngbya sp. NIES-3755 genome:
ATCAATTGCGGAAATACTGCCATCAACGCAATATAGACATAAGTAAGAAGAGGATAGCCAAGATACGGAGAGCCAAATAGGAACGGTAAAGGAAATAGTGTAATTGCAGCCGTGGAATAAGCAACCGTTACGTAGCTCTTAACATCTAAACCTTGTCTTTGTGCTTCTCTTCCAAGTAATAAATACAAACTTGCTGCCCACGCACCGACGATCGCTAATCCATTTCCTAACAGCGGATTCGATCCATCTTGGCTTGTGTCGTCTAATCCGATGAGAATTCCGCCAACCATTGCAATTCCGATTCCTAAAAAGGTTGCACGAGTCGGCTTTTCTCGAAACCAAAACCAACTCAATAACGCTACCCAAAGCGGATTCGTCGTTACGAGTGTTGTAGAAGCCGCGATCGACGTATATGACAGCGACGAAATCCAAGTTGCAAAATGAACTGCTAAAGAAATTCCAGCCCCGATCGCAAATTTGATCGCATTCCGTGAAGCGGGTTGGAATGAACGCCAAGTGGGAACGAGAAACAGAGCCGCGATCGACAGTCGGGATGCTGCTAAAACAAGACTAAATCCGACTCCTGAAGTGCCTGAAACATTGGTTGCCAATCGAATCAGAATTGCTGCTGTCGAAACCGAGAGAATCCCGATCGTCAGCACGATCGTTAAAGTGAGAGTGGTCGATCGCATGGGATTCAATTGGATAAAGGCAATCGGACTGTAAAC
Coding sequences within it:
- a CDS encoding hypothetical protein (Integral membrane protein DUF6;~similar to AA sequence:cyanobase_aa:LBDG_42520), with protein sequence MRSTTLTLTIVLTIGILSVSTAAILIRLATNVSGTSGVGFSLVLAASRLSIAALFLVPTWRSFQPASRNAIKFAIGAGISLAVHFATWISSLSYTSIAASTTLVTTNPLWVALLSWFWFREKPTRATFLGIGIAMVGGILIGLDDTSQDGSNPLLGNGLAIVGAWAASLYLLLGREAQRQGLDVKSYVTVAYSTAAITLFPLPFLFGSPYLGYPLLTYVYIALMAVFPQLIGHTSFNWAMRHLPPTIVTLIILLEPVGSTIFAIAFFQEIPGTQIIIGALVLLLGVAIAILRNSAKVS